In Rhinolophus sinicus isolate RSC01 chromosome X, ASM3656204v1, whole genome shotgun sequence, a single genomic region encodes these proteins:
- the PLP1 gene encoding myelin proteolipid protein isoform X2 encodes MGLLECCARCLVGAPFASLVATGLCFFGVALFCGCGHEALTGTEKLIETYFSKNYQDYEYLINVIHAFQYVIYGTASFFFLYGALLLAEGFYTTGAVRQIFGDYKTTICGKGLSATFVGITYALTVVWLLVFACSAVPVYIYFNTWTTCQSIAFPSKTSASIGSLCADARMYGVLPWNAFPGKVCGSNLLSICKTAEFQMTFHLFIAAFVGAAATLVSLLTFMIAATYNFAVLKLMGRGTKF; translated from the exons ATGG GCTTGTTAGAGTGCTGTGCAAGATGTCTCGTAGGGGCCCCCTTTGCTTCCCTGGTGGCCACTGGATTGTGTTTCTTTGGGGTAGCACTGTTCTGTGGCTGTGGACATGAAGCACTCACTGGCACAGAAAAACTAATTGAGACCTATTTCTCCAAAAACTACCAGGACTACGAGTATCTCATCAATGT GATCCATGCCTTCCAGTATGTCATCTATGGAactgcctctttcttcttcctttatggGGCCCTCCTGCTGGCTGAGGGCTTCTACACCACCGGCGCAGTCAGGCAGATCTTTGGCGACTACAAGACCACCATCTGCGGCAAGGGCCTGAGCGCAACG TTTGTGGGCATCACCTATGCCCTGACGGTTGTGTGGCTCCTGGTGTTTGCCTGTTCTGCTGTGCCTGTGTACATTTACTTCAACACCTGGACCACCTGCCAGTCTATTGCCTTCCCCAGCAAGACCTCTGCCAGTATAGGCAGCCTCTGTGCAGATGCCAGAATGTATG GTGTTCTCCCATGGAATGCTTTCCCCGGCAAGGTGTGTGGCTCCAACCTTCTGTCCATCTGCAAAACAGCTGAG TTCCAAATGACCTTCCACCTGTTCATTGCTGCATTTGTGGGGGCTGCAGCTACACTGGTTTCTCTG CTCACCTTCATGATTGCTGCCACTTACAACTTTGCCGTCCTTAAGCTCATGGGCCGAGGCACCAAGTTCTGA
- the PLP1 gene encoding myelin proteolipid protein isoform X1: MGLLECCARCLVGAPFASLVATGLCFFGVALFCGCGHEALTGTEKLIETYFSKNYQDYEYLINVIHAFQYVIYGTASFFFLYGALLLAEGFYTTGAVRQIFGDYKTTICGKGLSATVTGGQKGRGSRGQHQAHSLERVCHCLGKWLGHPDKFVGITYALTVVWLLVFACSAVPVYIYFNTWTTCQSIAFPSKTSASIGSLCADARMYGVLPWNAFPGKVCGSNLLSICKTAEFQMTFHLFIAAFVGAAATLVSLLTFMIAATYNFAVLKLMGRGTKF, translated from the exons ATGG GCTTGTTAGAGTGCTGTGCAAGATGTCTCGTAGGGGCCCCCTTTGCTTCCCTGGTGGCCACTGGATTGTGTTTCTTTGGGGTAGCACTGTTCTGTGGCTGTGGACATGAAGCACTCACTGGCACAGAAAAACTAATTGAGACCTATTTCTCCAAAAACTACCAGGACTACGAGTATCTCATCAATGT GATCCATGCCTTCCAGTATGTCATCTATGGAactgcctctttcttcttcctttatggGGCCCTCCTGCTGGCTGAGGGCTTCTACACCACCGGCGCAGTCAGGCAGATCTTTGGCGACTACAAGACCACCATCTGCGGCAAGGGCCTGAGCGCAACGGTAACAGGGGGCCAGAAGGGGAGGGGTTCCAGAGGCCAACATCAAGCTCATTCTTTGGAGCGGGTGTGTCATTGTTTGGGAAAATGGCTAGGACATCCCGACAAG TTTGTGGGCATCACCTATGCCCTGACGGTTGTGTGGCTCCTGGTGTTTGCCTGTTCTGCTGTGCCTGTGTACATTTACTTCAACACCTGGACCACCTGCCAGTCTATTGCCTTCCCCAGCAAGACCTCTGCCAGTATAGGCAGCCTCTGTGCAGATGCCAGAATGTATG GTGTTCTCCCATGGAATGCTTTCCCCGGCAAGGTGTGTGGCTCCAACCTTCTGTCCATCTGCAAAACAGCTGAG TTCCAAATGACCTTCCACCTGTTCATTGCTGCATTTGTGGGGGCTGCAGCTACACTGGTTTCTCTG CTCACCTTCATGATTGCTGCCACTTACAACTTTGCCGTCCTTAAGCTCATGGGCCGAGGCACCAAGTTCTGA